Sequence from the Phragmites australis chromosome 11, lpPhrAust1.1, whole genome shotgun sequence genome:
GTTTTTTGGTAAGAGAAGAAGCCGAAATCAAGATAAGAACCAGGCACTGCGATGTTGGGCCTTACCTGGATTGCCTCTCGACGGGCCTACGACGCATAGCCCACCACCCGTTCCCCACTTCACGTCTCGTCCCGGAAGTCCGGCTCGCCGTCGCCGAACGTATTGCCTCATGAGCCAGCGTTCCTCGCCGCCCACAGCAAGAAGGCGGCGCCGTCAAAGGTGTTCCTTGtcgacggcgccggcgaggagTCCATTCTGACATGTTCAGATAACACTGGCTTGTGTGTTGTGGTGTTGGTTCATTGTCCAGTTGAGCTTTCCTTCCGCGCAGAGTAAAGATCAACGACGGACGACCCAACTAACTAACACATGCTCAGATCTGAAAACCATAGAAACAATCACAAACCCACCATGGAGCCACAACTCATGAATCTTGATTAGCATACAGAGGATCTATAGTACATAAACTTAGCAGGGCCGTGGCTATGATCTGCACCGTATATATGTTCAGTACAACATCTGTAAATACAGCTTCCACTCTTGGAACTACAAGGTCTAGGTGGGCGTCATGCCCAGATCACTGTCTCCATAGAGGCCTGCAACTATGGTGCCAACATCCTCTAACCCTACACCGATGCAGAGAGGGTTCCTCTTTACAGAACCTTGTGCTGCACCCTCGCTGCTCAGACGCACGTTTGGGCCTAGCCCGCACTTCCCCAGGCATTTGCAGCCAACAACCGTGCCTCCGGTGCCCACCACCTTCTCAAACTCCTGCAGAAGAGCAAGTGAGCCTGATTTCTTGCACTTGCCCCCCATGCAGACCTCGATTCTGTTTGTCATTGGCTTCTCAACTACTGCGGTGGTGCATTGCATTGCGGTTGCAGGCTCTGAAGAGATCCGAGTGTCCGTCGATGGCTCTGGTGCCACAGATTCTGGAATTTGAGGAACTATGATTGGAAACATCACGCTTCGAGGTGGCGTTTCAGGTGCGGTGATTGTAGCACATCGGCTCATTCTCACGACTTCACCCCCGCATTCGCTGTCGCTGGACTCTGATGAGCAGGAGGAGCTGTCTTCATCCTCGCAGCCATTCAGTGCGGCCATGGCCATCTTCTTTGCTTCCTTCTTCAACTTCATGGCCTTTTTTGCAGCCTTCTTTTGCTCCTTCTCCAGCTTCTTCATGGCCTTCATCGCAGCCTTCTCGCACTCCACTATGGAGACAGTTGAGGTGCCAGATGCAGCAACTTCGGAAACTGCTGTTGAGACCTCCATGCCTCGCTCAATTTTCATGATTGGCTCGTCACACTCGCTCTCGCTTGATTCAGAGGATTCATCTTCGCAGTTCATGGCTGCAGCAGCCTTCTTTGCTTCCTTCTGCTGCTTCTTCAGTGCTTTAATGGCAGCCTTCTCCTCTTTCCGCGCCATTTTCATCTTGTATTCCTCATCCTTCATCTGGTTCAACTCCTGTAGTAGAAGACTTGTGGCTTCCTGTACTCACATTTATACACAAATCAGAACTCAATCTGAGCTTCAATCAACACAAGTACACATTACAAAACTATCAGCTAACTAATTACCACCGGAAATGTTCAAACTAAGTACCATCAACTGCAAATCTCATTCAAGTAGTTCTCTGTAACTACCAAGAACTAAAATAttgcagggggggggggggcatatTTTACTATTCCAAAACCAAATAAACCATTATCTCACCATCATCCAAAATCCCCACCAGAATTTTTCCACAAGATCTCATACAATGACATCAATTTAACATAATAAACAACTGCAAAAGTGTAACCTGTTTGACTAATTCAGATTCCTTATCCAACGTCCAACCTGAAACGGAGACAAGGAAAACCAAGAAGCGAGCGAACAAGACGAGAGGGCTCACCGAGAGGACCTTCTCCTTGGccgcgtcgccggcggcgagcccCATGGCCCGGATCTTGGCCAGGTCCCTCGCCACCGCCTCCAACGTCTTCTTCCGCGGCGCCAGGGCCTCGTAGTATTTGAGGTGCCCCTCCTCGGCGAACCCGCCCCCGACGCAGGACACCctgggcggcctcctcctccccctcgccgTCACTGGGGACGCCGACGGCagcgatggccggagcacggcgccGGTGAGCTCCATGGTCCGCCTCCTCCACACGCAACCCTCCTGCGAGTCCCCCCTCCTGGCTGCGATGCTTCTACCGTTCTACGCGTCTCGCTGGGTCGCTGCGTGAGGTGGTTTTACTATTATGCCCTTTGTGGAGTACGTGGCGCGCACTGAGTGGCTGGCGGTGGCCGCCGCCTcgcgtgcgcgcgcgcgtgccGTTGGAAGATCCTGGCGGTTGGCCATTGGGTGCGGGGAATGGACGGCCGAGATGTGTTACACGTCAGCAGCACGCGGCCCGGCTGGTGTGGTGATCCGCTGCGTGGATCCTGCCCACCGTAGACCAAGGGGAAGGAAATTTTCATGACAAATTCGGAGTCGATTCGGATTTCCGATTCAGGAGCGAGGGAGGCACAACGATGAAGAGCAAGAGAGATGGGTTGGTATGAGCTTGCCATGCCCTTCTTTCTGATTCCGAcagaaaggttttttttttttttgtttgctctTGGAAGAGTTTCTTTGCAGGCTTAGAAGCTCCCCATCTTGTTCTAGGGTTCATTTTTTCTCTCGATTTAGAGTCTTTTTGCCGCTGTCGGAACGCGATTCTGATAGCCTGACGCCTCTCTCCAGTTGGGGTTTTACAGTCTTGAAGTTTAATTTGTTTGCAGGAAGATTTATCTGTTGCCTGTCCTAGTTCAATTCAGCATCTTTTCTGAATGTGTTTTCAGGTCTTTCAAAAAAAGGAAGTGTTTTCAGCCAAAATTGTGGTTGCTTCTCCACTACTTGATCTATTGCAAGAAGGTCTAACCTCCCCTCCCGTGTAGATTCTTGTGTTCTTGACTTTACTGATCAGTAAAGCTTCTCTTGAAATGGGATGAACAGAAAGTCTGAAACTCTGAAAGCAACAAGGTGAGGTACCGTACCACAACCATCATCTACTTCATTGTTATGCTATACACAGTATCTGTTATACTGAATATTCATATTTGTGTGAATATTCATATCTGTTATACTGAATATTCATATTTGTTATCATTAACGAGAACTGAACTGTGCATTTACATTTGGACGCTGCTATTTGTGGGATCTTTCCTGCTTAACTATGCGGAGGAGTTATATATCTTGCCTTGTACCTATTTCATCAGAAGCTGAACAACAATAACCGGCGCCTGAACGTGGTAGCTGCCAGTCTTGCTCAGCTCTCACATAACCCTTGGCATGTGCTACGACAGTGCTGCTGCTGAATGGAGCGCGACGAGGGATGCGTACGCTCCACCCTCAATGTTGATCAAGGTATCGTGCCTCCCCTTCTCGATGATCATACCGTTCTTCACCACCGCGATCATGTCGGCACCCTGTATTGTGGACAGCCGGTGCGCCACGATCACTGTTGTTCGGTTCACCATCACCCTGTCCAGCGCGTCCTGCACTGTCCGTTCGGACTCCGCATCGAGCGCGCTTGTTGCTTCATCGAGCAGGAGGATCTTGGGGTCCTTCACAATGGCGCGGGCAATTGCCACACGCTGCTTCTGCCCTCCTGATAACTGAGCCCCACGCTCCCCAACCATTGTGTCATATCCCTGCATTTTCAGGTAATAACTGATTTCTATAAGAAACATTTTTGGCACAGCACCTAGTTCTTCAGAGTAGGCAGTAGTGCAATTGAGGCAAACCACGTCTAAAGTTTAAATGAAGGTAGACTATTTTCTGGATAAAGGCATTACCTGATGCAGTGAACTGATGAACTTGTGAGCATTCGCCAACCGTGCAGCAGCCACAACATCTGCTTCTGTTGCTTCCCCTTCCTTTCCGTAGGCGATGTTTGCCCGTATCGTGTCATTGAAAAGAGATGGCTCTTGACTCACCAGTCCCATCTGTTGCCTCAGCCACCTTAGCTGGAACTTCTGTATGTCCACTCCATCTAGGAGTATATGGCCTGCATCAGGATCATAAAATCTCTGCAGCAACGATATAGCCGTTGATTTGCCGCTACCGCTCTCTCCAACAAGTGCAACTGTCTGACAGATAGATACATAGTGCATATAGTTAGGTTCAGTTTCAGAAGCTTGGACACTGTCCTCTGATAGGTTAAAGTAACACTGCAAACTTCAGAAATTAGGATGTTTAGTACCTTTCCAGATTGAATTGTCAAGCATAGGTCTTCGAAAATCTGAACATCGGGCCGTGTAGGATATCTGAATCTCACATGCTGGAATTCGATGTCGCCACTTAGTGGCTCTAAACTTACCCCGGCGTCATCACTTGGATCTATCCTTGATTTTCGGTCCACGATGGCGAATATTGAAGATACGGCTGATTTTGCTTTGGAAGAATCTGATGTGAGGGTACTTGTATGTGACACCCCGATTGCTGCCATAGTGAGAGCAAGAAACACCTGCATTCAGATGACCAAGAAAGGATGATCTTTTGCTCTGCAATTATTACATTTAAATAGGCATTATATTACTAAAATCCAGACAGATTCAAGTTTATACTTCGACAcatagtaaaaaaaatctatcattCATAAATTCATTCTGAaattggaatccactaattacgGTCGTTGGAATCTGTAAAGATCTCATGCTGAACATGACACATACCCTGAAAACTTTGGGGAAAGTTGTTTTCTTGTCCTCTACAAGCCGTGCACCAGCATAGAAGCTGGCTGCGTAAACTCCAAACAGCAAGAAGAAGGAAACCCCAAAACCGATACCACTTATTATTCCTGTCCTGATTCCTGCTCTTAAGGGTCCTTCAcattttttcttgtataaatCCATCACCTTTTCTTCAGCTGAAAATGACGCCACTGTCCTTATGCTGCTAACTGCATCATTTGCTACTTGACTTGCCTCCTCATACATCAACTGAAATCATAGCCGAGAATCAATGAAGTGATATTGAATAAACTTCTAGTAATTATCTCAGCGATATATAGATGGTGAACAATATGATTGATTGACTGAAGAAAAAGATTTAACATTTTTCATGACTTTGGTCATACCTTTGCATCTGCACTGAATCCCTGAATAAACTTCATCTGGATCCATCCGTTGAGGCCAAtgagtggtatcaaagccaatATTATAAGAGATAGCTCCCAGTTTGATAC
This genomic interval carries:
- the LOC133885517 gene encoding diacylglycerol O-acyltransferase 3-2 — protein: MELTGAVLRPSLPSASPVTARGRRRPPRVSCVGGGFAEEGHLKYYEALAPRKKTLEAVARDLAKIRAMGLAAGDAAKEKVLSEATSLLLQELNQMKDEEYKMKMARKEEKAAIKALKKQQKEAKKAAAAMNCEDESSESSESECDEPIMKIERGMEVSTAVSEVAASGTSTVSIVECEKAAMKAMKKLEKEQKKAAKKAMKLKKEAKKMAMAALNGCEDEDSSSCSSESSDSECGGEVVRMSRCATITAPETPPRSVMFPIIVPQIPESVAPEPSTDTRISSEPATAMQCTTAVVEKPMTNRIEVCMGGKCKKSGSLALLQEFEKVVGTGGTVVGCKCLGKCGLGPNVRLSSEGAAQGSVKRNPLCIGVGLEDVGTIVAGLYGDSDLGMTPT